One Nicotiana tomentosiformis chromosome 1, ASM39032v3, whole genome shotgun sequence genomic window, aacaaaatgaccaaacgcacaactttcataaatttctctattcatagaagcactaggggtgcctatgttcttgaattcccatgtgtcttattattatatcttttgttcatgggtctcagaaaaatatttggttgataaaatttatccggaagcatattgatcttatgacattccgaaaaatcttattaacttacttcttacgcatttcattcatttatacatgtacattgacccaagaccagatagcgttatatacgcgtatattatatgtatatgggatatgggaaaaggttacaacgttatatacgcaccaccatctgatcagttggtatacgttgatgatttcgcccacaaatatcgagatgatatgatgggatgccctcagaggcttgatgatgttatatacAGATATACCTACGCATAATACAATATTTTtatgcacatgcatgactttataaatatttcaagattcacaaagttatttagatttataggcggattcctttactccatatttcttttatgtcttttatgtgcTGATTTcatgtcttacatactcggtacattatttgtactgacgcccctatttcctggggcctgcgtttcatacctgcaggtgcaggtagacaggatgacggtcccccttttaggatccttgatcagcgagcgTTGGTGTGCttcacttgatccggagctgttattagttttggtacACTATTTTTGtgtgtagatatgggtacgacggggcctaGTCCCTTCCttcatacagttgtacactctatcagaggtctgtagatagtcatgtatagttggatagtatgtggccttgtcggcttctagttgtggatatatagttgtctatagcagccttgtcggctcatCCTACCGTATTCtgcatgtgtatatatatatatatatatatatatatatatatatatgtcttttggacatgttttcctcacgtatgttattcacgtgattcagtAGTTTATTGGCATGTGTTATTCAtaacctacccttaattcatatttatatcttagatgcatgcttaggggtgttcgacaggtaggactcgggcactcgtcatggcccatcggtttgggtcgtgacagttcccTTGACTAATAATGAagtcgagtatgaggctttgattgcaggacttgaaCGGTCCCGAGGACTAGACTCCgaggtcatcgaaatcaaatatgattcccaactggtggtaaatcaatcATATGGAATCTTCGACACCAAGGAGGAACGCATGCAGCAATATGTGGTGAAAGTTTAAAATTTACTCGCATGAGTCAGAGAATAGTCAATTACTCACATCCCTAgagaagaaaatgcagaagcagatgcattggccaatcTGGGCTCGTCCATGGAAAAGAAGGGATCAGATTCTGGCACAATCGTACAGCTTATGCACTCAGTACTGGACGTGGATGGTTATtatgaagtaaatacaaccaACTTGGTCTGGGACTGAAGAAATGAAATCATCGGCTACCATGAGCAAGACAATCTGCCCGAAGACCACAAGGCATCCCGGGCACTACGCAGCAAAGCAGCTCGTTAAAGCTTCTAGGGAGGACAGTTATATAAAAGGTCATTGCCCATTGGCCTGATGCTTAGGCGCCTccgaagctaattatgtcatgagaaAGGTTCACAAAGGAATTTGTAGAAATCATTCAGGTGCAAACTCGTTGGTGTTTAAATTAATTAGGGAAGGATACTACTGGACCCGGATGGAACAAGAAGCTAAGGCATTCGCTCAGAAATGCGACAAGTGTCAACGTCATTCGCCGTTAGTGCACCAACCGGCAGAGCTAATGCACTCGGTATTATCCCCAtggacattcatgaaatgggTGATGGATATAGTCGGGTTGCTGCCACCAGCTCCCAagaaggtaagatttcttttaattttaacttattatttcacaaagtgggttgaagcaggtccttactaGTAAATCAGCGAGCGCGAAGTGGTCGACTtcttgtgggagaacataatttgccGGTTCATCATACCGAAGGAGATTGTCTGTGATAAAGGGCCATATGTCATAGGCGCAAATGTCAAAAAATAATCACATCTTCGCCataccatccgagcgcaaatggccAGGCGGAATCAACAAAtaaggtgattattcaaaacctcaaaaaaagACTGGAAGTAGGTAAAGGCAAGTGGCCCAAAGAGTTACTAAAGTGTTATGGGCATACCGGATGACGGCCAAGTCAAGCATGGGagagacacctttctctctcgtatacggagcataagctctgatcccggtggaagtaggagaaccgacCTTGAGGTACTTCCGGGCGGACGAAGAAACAAACAACAAAGCATTGCTAGTCAAACTGGAGCTACTTGACGAACGGAGGAACTTAGCGCAAATAAGGATGGTGGCCCAAAAACAAAGAATggaaaggtactataatcgaaggGCCAATCTCCGCTGTTTCAAATTAGGAGATTCGGTTTTAAGAAAGGTGACTCAAAATACCCTGGAGCTCAACGCAGGAAAGCTGGGTCCGACATGGAAAGGCTCCTACCGGATTTCAGTTGTCACCGGGAAAGGATCATACGAACTAGAAAACCAAGATGGAGTCAAATTGACTCACCTCAAAAATTATTATTGCTGATGAGCACCACTTATaatgaaagtatgtgctgcactctttttccctttgtccagtttttgtcccaattaggtttttctggcaaggtttttaacgaggcatcaacgaaaagcatactacgaaggaaatGACATCGGCAAAAATAAGACCATTAAAGGACAAGGCATGAAAGCGACAAGCCACTACGAgatggttagatagtctttggtTCGATAGTAAAGTTCCTAACGGGAAACGAAGCTTGCTATTGGACAAAAGGCTATTCAACCATTCACGAGTGCTCCTTTCCTAAATGCCACTAggggtggttagataatctttggctcggtaGCAAAGTTCCAAATGGGAAACAAAGCTTGCTATCGGACCAAAGATcatccaaccattcactagtggaatcctcaaaggagcaagacttccagtgttccaattctcATTCCTCGTATTCAAACACTAGGGGGAAATAATATGAGAATACGGCAATCTGATTGCCACAGCAACCAAGACTATGAAATCTGGGAACAAAATGTCTCATTGGAACCGGGGATTGCatagccagccccgtagaaacaagttgtacaaattagtcacaagtaatggcaatttcttttctttcgacaaaatgaatgcttatgtacttttgaagatagaaggaataaaataaagtccttttattttattttatcttatttcttgtccaaacgataaattgattttatcatttgaaagttaatcaagtacttcaaatgctagtgccggaatgaataggagacgtcctcttcaagagcaccgtaaacataagagggtctTATCTTATGAAACCTTCacagtaaagggttggttccggaagagttTATGCCCTGAATCCAAAATGTTATCGGTGAAAAATGCACCCGAAGCTTCGCATAATTCGACGCAAAAAAGTAAACTTTGCGCAATGCTTAAACAAAAAGCACTTTTATTTATCAAATGTGTCAAGcaacacaagtacaaaaatacaaaaataaaacaaTAAAGGAAAAGAAACCAAAAAGCTAAACTATATCGCCCCCAAAACTCGGGAGAAGAGAAGCATCAGCACCCCCAGGAGAAGCAGGCGGATCTGCCGTCTACTCGGGATCTTGGCCTTAATTATTATTCTTCTCAAGTTCCTCCTCAGTTCTTGAGAACTCAGAACCAGAACCATAAGATTCAGTTGCATCAAGCTGAGTCGGGAGGCGTTCTCGAGCAGTTGATTCCAGCTCTCGAACCTTGGCGATTTCTTCATCAATATCACTGACGCCCGCTTTAgactcttccaaggtttttctccccATGCTATACATAGAATATGTTTTTTAAATAATAAGGGAATCTGCTCGGTGCTGGAGTTCTGCTTTAAGTTGCTCAACCTCGGTCTAAAGGCCATCCTGCTCGGATCTCGCGGCGCTAAGGCTAAGATCAAGATCACGGATAGTGGTGATATGAATCTTATTTTGTTCTATGATCCTTTTATACTTATCCTCCATCTGGGTACGCTTCTCCTTGGCAGCAACAAcctcttcagctttggagttcaGGGTTTCCTTCAATTTGTTCACTCTCTTAACGAAGGCAGATTCACGCTCGGCAGAAGCGAGCACATCATTGTGGACCTCATGAGACCATTTAGCCTTGGCTTCTTGAAACTGTACATTTAACTGAGAGGCTTCTTGGCTGAGGGCCATCACTTCCTGCTCACTCTGTTTCAACCGAGCCTCTAACTCACCCGCCTCAGCAGCTTTTGCTTCTAGCACCGGGAGACGAGCAGCAATTTGGTCCCTCTAGGCCAACAACTGATCCCGCTCGGACTGGAGTCATTCTTTATCGAGGATCAGCTTTTGAAGGCCTTCAGAAGCAAGGAGGTTGGCCGATGAAGCAAAAACCCTAGTTAGAAACCATGTCATAGCAAGTCAAGAAGAAACAAGTAGTAAAGAGAACAAGTATGTTATCGTTGTtgcattgtgcatggcattgtttaacaaacactctcccgagagagagagagtgtattttcttcttatctttttctgaagccagcgGCTTCAGATAGTTATTAGGTTCCACCAGCCAGGATAGCAGATGGCACTCAATAGATACCGAGAGGGAGACACTTTTCCTCCTCTAGGGATCTGCAGAAGGGGGCGAGTAGttatgccccaaattcccatggtctGGGGACTGGGGAGGATTGACATCCTCCTCTTGGGCATCTGCGGCCAGTGGGGGTGATGTAGCAGTTACTGGTGAGGAAGGTATGGCCGGTATGGAAGGGGATAAAGTTGATGGCATTATGAATTGAGAAGCAGCTGCAGCACAAGCAGTGCTGGTTATTGGTTGCTCACCAACCGAAGACGGAAGAGGCTCGGTACTTGGCCTCGATGTACCAGGAGCAGCAACTGGTACCGAAAAGGGAGAGTTGGCATTCTCCACCAAGTCAAACTCTCCCTTGAGCTCTTgggcatcgtcctcggttgggTTTATAAACTCTTCATATTGAGCATTATGTTGAGCCGATGAAGGATGTTGTCTCCTTTATAAGGAATCCCCTTTATCACTGGcttcctcatcatcatcaatcaccacAGTGATTGCGGCTGGCTCGGGCGCGGATTTCCTCACCTTTTCATTCTTTCCCTCGGCCGAGGAAGAACGCCGCCTTTTTAGTTGCTTGTTGTTTGACTGGAGACTCCGAGAGGAAGCTCTTACACTGGAAGCAGTTCTGATAGCGCCTGTTCGGGTGAGAGCCTCCTTCAGCAACCTCATAGCCTCCATGGGGTCaaccaaaacatcctcctcgggaATAGTGACAGAGCCCTGCGGGAGACCTGAATTCAACAAAAAGAGAGGTTAACCAATTTTCTTATGCACACTATGATTCTTGGCCTTCCATCCGTATTTGGGGGCCAGCTCTTTCCACCGGGGGGTTCAGGCGTGGTGATGTCcagaatcttctgaacccaccagTCCAGGCATTTAATccttggtggtgtccaccgagttgctgaaataataaaagaagaaagaTTAGCAGCGACATGAAACAActtttttttagaaaaaagacatattttgaaCTTACGTGTACGAGTCCATGACTCAGGTAAAAATGGAGTCATGTCCAGTATGATATCCCTGGTGGCAACAATGACAAACTgctccatccatccacggtcgtTGTCGTCATCCATGCTGGTGAGCAAAGCATGGTGGTCACATTTGCTGAAATTTATTACCTCCCCATGGAATATCTTGGGGGAgaagagattcatcatatgagccaaGGTGAACTCCTCCTGCGTTTCTTGGTACAACCGCCGCAGACAGGCCACTATTCGCCATACCGAAGGGCCCACCTATGCCAAACAAACTTGGTATCATTGGCACAACTCCAAAATCACGTGGTCTAGTCCCCcgctcaaagaaaatgcacccaaagtgAATAGGTACGTATAAATATACATGAAGCCCTTCTTCGTGAAGGTTACTTGATCCACCAGCACAGGAGCAATGATGTTCAGGTCATGGCAATCTCAGTCCTCTTTCACAGTAGGAATTCTGGAAGGACGGATAGAAGAAGGGTATATGCTAACAGCCCAAGTGCTAGAGCTTGAAGAAAGGAACTTTTCTTCAAAGTCCTTAGCTGTGTTGAGACatttggggatgatggtgcttACCGTAGGGGGTCAGCATCAACATCAATTTATTTGTCTTTACTCTTCTTCGAACCCCCACCAAAGAGAAGACCAGAGTTCTTGGAAGAGTTATTAAAGAAGGCCATGATGAGGAGAAGTTGGTAAGAGTTCTGTGAAGAAAGATGAAAGCAGCAAAGAGTTGAATGAGAGTTTGTAGAACTACTaagtgtaaaagaagaagaatgaggcgtataagtaaaggaataggagGCTAAAATCATgtccatgattacctcgagaaccggtGAAAATATGGCTAAATCGTGGAGTAACATGTATTCGGGGTATTAAATACGAAGAGACGTGCGTCTTATCAAGGGCCAGAAACTTTTCAGAAGGGTTGAGAGAATTTCCCGCCAAGAAAGAAATCTTCCCCAACTTCCCAGTGACACAAGGATATGTCACGGGAAAGcagagggactatctgtatagggtaaaatcgatTTACATTAAATACTCGAATAATAGAGTGACACGTGGAACCAGGAACAGACGGAAGTAGAAGTGAGTAAAAACTAAGACTGAGGACAACAACTTCAGTTGGCATCGGGTAGACCTCGAAGGGAACATTGTCAACGAGGGTAAACGAATATTTGTCACCAGATgtcattcaatgaagaatatttctTAGTATTGAACACACGTCAgttacagagaattttggcattcattaCCTGCCGTAACATATTCATCAATGCccccattattgtcatttaagaggggcttgatcatAGGGCATTGTTCTCttggtatagctataaatagtgacatTAACAGCCACTATAAGATAGGAAATTCcggacaaacttatgctacacattattccaagctaaataatactttattttctgtccAACGATTATTGCTGCcttcggaagccttgctcccggaGCTAAGCTGCCTGTtattttatctcgatttcaacgctaagtcttgcattttatttaatttgtttaTCGTTTTGGGATCAAATCAATTTGCTTTTCTATAAACCAcactataaattcaactgtatcgttttacgggtaaaaaTAGATACATCCACCCCTCGTTGGCCGTGGATTAATACTAGTATCAGCTGTATAGATAAGCTGAGGGAAAATGACATAAAAGAAAGAACAGGGAGTACTCTCTTAGGCCAACTTATTTTCAGGAACATGTAAATGTCAAATATCTCCATTCACGAAACTGGCAATAGAGGAAAAATACACACTAAATATGTAAAAAAGAATTACTACAACTGCGTCTATCTCTTTCTTCTAGCTAAACTTGTTGATGCATGCTATATGATCTTTTTCGCTCAGGCAATAATTTCATGTTTCATACAAGTCCTAAGTTTGATAGCCATCGAGTCCATTCCAATGGGTTGCACAATGTCACAACATTCTCTTCTATTACCAGCCTGTACAGAAAAGAAACAAAATAAGATTATGGCTAAGAATTCAAAAAacagctcaatttctttatcaACGATTCGTAAACTTCGATCCATAATTATGCAAAGATCATAATAATGTCATATAGAATGTAATATACTGGAGTAATAAATAAGCGAAAAGTCAAACTTGAAATGCATAAGTTTGGGGTCCAAAACGATTTGTTATAACCCCCACTTTGTATAATTAAGATTGGATTCgttcaaattaattaaaagtcAAATGTGTTTTGCACGATAAAGTAGCTAAAATCATCATATAATTAAAAAACACTGAGAAAATGCAGAAGAAACAATTAAAACAAACACTAAGAACAACTCACAAAATGGATTTAAAGCTAAATTTAACCTCCTGCTTTCATTTAGGAATCTATATTTGTATTCTTTCAAATAATTGGCAATACGGGATGAGGACTTACCATGATGTCTTAGGATTTATTTTATCTAAAAGTGTACTGAACATATTCTACGAAAACTCGTAATGTTTTACTTGTATGTTCTTCTTTTTCACTTTACAATGATTATTATTCCTCTTTTTAATTTTATGTAgcactttttctttttcttttttattctatTCCAAAACGATGTCATCTTTTTTCATTCGAAAACTTTTTACTTTAGACTTTTTACATGTCACTTtattcattttaaaataaaatgggATGAGTATATACTAACCCCTACATGAAGCTTATGCATGGGAGAAAAGACACGAATTTTTGAGACATCATCCGTAGAATGATTGCCGCTCGACCCACATGCCGGCATCGCCCTTGGAGTTCTTTTGATGTATCTCGTAACAATGTGGTTTAATCTTGTTCCCTCGACAGCATCAAAGAAGAGAACATGAGGAATTTCACAAGAATCATTAGTTAATTGTCTAACATTAAACATGTAAGGTGGCCTTGCTCCTTTTCTCCATTCAGAAAATGTCTCAAGGGGTCTTTCAAGAAAACTTGGAGAGTGAATCTTCACATAGATGTTAATGGAATAGCCCCATGACACTGAAAATGTCCAATTGTACTTCTTTAGGTAGCATGTGCTTTGCTGTAATAATCTGGATTGATCTACTCTTGCTGCTGTCATTAGATGGTTTACGGCGTCGTGATGGTTCATTAAAGGGAAGATTGGAGCCACTAAGTCAAGGTGATGGAGAGATAGGAATGGAGACTGAGGATGTGCTGATAAAAAACCAGATATGTCACGGCGCAGGTCAATCTGTGTGAAACAACAAAAGTAAATGTCAGGAATTTCTTTTGAGTTTGAAGATGATGATGTAAAATCTGGTTAACTATGCAAAGTGTGTTTTGATAATAAGTGCTACTATTCAGTACGTGTTATTAGTTAGAGCAAGTGATATAAAATTAAAAGATGCCACCTTAtggcttaattttatttttaaaaggtgatatgaaattaaaagttaaaataatgaGAAAACCTTCCGTCCACTTTTCTCCCATCTGAtatcaaacactagaaaataacTTTCTTATTTGAAATATTTTTCTGAAAAGACTTATGTTATATCAAACATACTCTAAGATAATAATATAAAGAGTTTGATTACAAACCTGATGAAACCCATTTTCCAGTGTAATGGTGACGCCTAAATCAGCAATACATGCTTGTAAAATGTGGTCACTGCCATATAAAAATGGATACCTCTTGATACATGTATCCATGTTCTTAGCCACAGCTTGAGCTAAGGGATAACTTAAAGCATAACCAGCTCCACCAAATGCCATTTGAAACGACATACCAAAGTTACTGACAAGACACTCCGAATTCATCCCAACGTAATAGTACTTTCTGTGATCATACTTGGAAAGAACATCGACCAAATTGTCAATCAATAGCACAGTGTCATCGTCCGCCATAACATACCACCTCACTCCTGGACTGTGCTCCACATTGAATGTTTCCTCAATCACTCTCAACATTCTAATTGCAAATGGCATTCCGTGCTTGTGATAAGGCGCGTATCGCGAATTGTCATCAGATATTCTAAAAGGAGGAGAGGAATTAGAAGGCCAAGGTAGGTGCTCATTTGGGGTTCTATCTAAGAAAACATATCCCCTTGTTATATTTGGTTTCCACCAAGAATGGATATACAATTTTTTGCTGCCCCATGTATTTGATGAGCCCGCAATTCCAAAAACTAAGTGGCTAATATTTGTAGGTGAAATGTGGGACGTTTTATTGTAGTAATATTGCTTTGACTTGATTCTTCTTTGGAAGAGTAATAGGGATGATTGACAACATGGATGGTTGGACAAGAAAAAGTAAAGTAGATATAGAATTAGGGTTACAAAGACCAGGGATTTGCATAAAATTCCATTCAGGTTGTTGGACAAAGATTTTTGTTTAATTAGGATAAATGCCTTTGCGGAATCAGTTCTAGTACTACTTTTCTCTAATGACATTCTTTCAATGCTAAAGAGCTAGTGAAGGTTTGAGCCAAAGTGGGGAAGAACAGAATTATAGGTTTAGTAACCAAGTGAATTTCACATGTTAGGACCCATAGTGAACGTTTAACTTGTTACAGGCTGGTGCATATATTTCATTCGTTATGTAATTGAATGGTAAACGTGTTCAGTTTCCATTGATTAAGAGTTATTTTAATTGAGGTTTCTTACTTTTTGGGAGCTTGATTTTAACTAAAGCACCAAGAGCATGAACATGCAGCAACTTGTGTGTGGCAAAAAGAGGAATGGTTCTTCTCGTGTGACATAAACCATATTACATAGGGGTCACACCAAAAACTTTTAGCTGATATTCTTAATCACCAATTACATACAACAACTATCCAATCCTTAACGAAGCAGCACTCGAGTGTTTTCATTCATCCCAGTTGCATCAACTAAAGGATCAAATTATAAAAGTTAATTAAATTTAACaaatttaaattgaaaattctgTGCTAATTCAATGATAAATCTAAAATAACTTAGGTACAAGATCGATTTTTTTAAGATAAATTATACTCATATGGTAGTCTGAGCATCCTGTATTACGGCAAACAGTGTCGCCAAAAAAGAGGGGGTTATACCTGACCTCTTTGATACAATACGGGGAAAGACATGAGCCGTAGTTCCGATAAATTGATAGAAGGTGTTGATAGACTCAGAGCCCCCTTTAAATATCAAAATGCACATCACCTCTATCATCTACAATGTACATTAAACTAACATTGAAATTAGCTTTGTCATATCTGAtcctaatgtaacgacccggtcggtcgttttgagtattatagccataTTCTCTCATTTACTGCTTAATCTGTgttcatttgttgttatgtgacttgccggggtagttggtttggttccggggatgtttcagaatgagttaggacacttagtcccaaggttggaagcctaattgaaagagttgatcggatattgacttatgtgtaaatgactccggaatgaagttttgatagttccaatagctccatataatgattttggacttaggagtgtgtccggatattgatttggaggtccctagatgattttggcttgaattgacgaaagttgggaaagttgaagtttggagaattgagaagtttgactgagagttgactttgtggttactgggCTCAAATTTttgttctggaagttggaataggtctgttgtgtcatttatgacttgtgagcaaaatttggggtcaatcggagttggtttggtaggtttcggcatcgattgtagaagttggaaattcattagtttcaataggcttaaattggggtgatattcgtatttttgatgttgttggatgtgatttgaggccttgactaagttcgtatcgtgtttttgacttgttggtatgtttggttgaggtcccgggggcctcgggtggatttcggatagttaacgaaTTGGAATTGGGACTTAGAGGATTGCTGAAGAGTTcaggtctggtgcgatcgcacctgcgaaggatttggtcgcaggtgcgagaccgcataAGCGGATTTTTGTTGGGATgagcaggtgcgaggccttggcCGCACCGGCGAGATCGCAAATGCGGGAAGTGGGGCGCAGGTGCGATATGGGCGTGTGGCAGCactctccgcagaagcggagaggagGTCGCTGGTGcaacttcgcagaagcggagccttGTCCGTAGAAGCAAAGGGAGGGGGCCTTCATGGGAACCGCTGAAGCGgagttttggccgcacctgcggagctgtAGAAGCGGTTAagtgaaccgcaggtgcgagatgacTAGCAGATTCATATGGTCGAGGGTTTGaat contains:
- the LOC138909289 gene encoding uncharacterized protein is translated as MSLEKSSTRTDSAKAFILIKQKSLSNNLNGILCKSLVFVTLILYLLYFFLSNHPCCQSSLLLFQRRIKSKQYYYNKTSHISPTNISHLVFGIAGSSNTWGSKKLYIHSWWKPNITRGYVFLDRTPNEHLPWPSNSSPPFRISDDNSRYAPYHKHGMPFAIRMLRVIEETFNVEHSPGVRWYVMADDDTVLLIDNLVDVLSKYDHRKYYYVGMNSECLVSNFGMSFQMAFGGAGYALSYPLAQAVAKNMDTCIKRYPFLYGSDHILQACIADLGVTITLENGFHQIDLRRDISGFLSAHPQSPFLSLHHLDLVAPIFPLMNHHDAVNHLMTAARVDQSRLLQQSTCYLKKYNWTFSVSWGYSINIYVKIHSPSFLERPLETFSEWRKGARPPYMFNVRQLTNDSCEIPHVLFFDAVEGTRLNHIVTRYIKRTPRAMPACGSSGNHSTDDVSKIRVFSPMHKLHVGAGNRRECCDIVQPIGMDSMAIKLRTSIPREQCPMIKPLLNDNNGGIDEYVTAAKDFEEKFLSSSSSTWAVSIYPSSIRPSRIPTVKED